In one Nicotiana tomentosiformis chromosome 6, ASM39032v3, whole genome shotgun sequence genomic region, the following are encoded:
- the LOC138894505 gene encoding secreted RxLR effector protein 161-like codes for MYRGIIGSLLYLTASRPDIVFSIGLCARFQSNPKESHLKAAKRILRYLKGTHDLVLYYPSGDNFNLVGYADADYAGYLVDMKNTSRMAHFLGSCLISWGTRKQNSVALSTAEAEYVAAASCCAHLLWIKQ; via the coding sequence atgtaTCGAGGCATTATTGGATCACTTCTCTACCTCACTGCCAGCAGGCCAGATATTGTATTCAGTATAGGTTTATGTGCAAGGTTTCAATCAAATCCCAAGGAATCTCATCTAAAAGCTGCTAAAAGGATTCTGAGATATCTTAAGGGAACACATGACCTGGTTCTGTATTACCCTTCAGGTGACAACTttaatcttgttggttatgctgaCGCTGACTATGCAGGTTACCTTGTGGACATGAAGAACACATCTAGAATGGCTCATTTCCTAGGATCTTGTCTGATTTCATGGGGTACAAGGAAGCAAAATTCAGTAGCTCTCTCAACAGCTGAAGCAGAATATGTTGCTGCAGCGTCCTGCTGTGCTCATCTCTTATGGATCAAACAATAA
- the LOC138894506 gene encoding uncharacterized protein: protein MAAPPNFEEGQSTYRPPRFNGQYYGWWKTRMHDFIMAEDSELWDVICDGPYAPTKKVGEPAVMVLKTRKEYNDADKKAVEKNFRAKKILVCGIGPDEYNRISACQSAKEIWEALQTAHEGTTQVKQSKIDMLTTEYELFRMNDDESIQDMHTRFTSIINELHSLGEIIPRNKLVRKVLSVLPSFWESKMNAITETKDLQTLITDELVGNLKTYEMKRKKDSERREPKKEKNLVLKAENNGSSEEDSDMAYLTRGFQKMVRRNGAKRNPVPDKCFKRKNVADNVVKQALTAWGDSSGELEEENDAGDSSMMAVENEANEYDPIFALMAQSDDDEDDDNDENFSKEKNSLVEKTAITEQERDDLLVVIVDLEETIEGLKAECRAENSEKGKEVASEAHIKLKNELNNVKTSLCVELEKNRQLQAELKKEGIGFQREKVPYNPHSKYVTVPDNWLCTHCGNNGHFKENCQARVQSVQKNKVFTEKGTVKGSSQQWIMDSGCSKHMIGNTMDFLSLKGLQ, encoded by the exons atggctgctccaccaaacttcgagGAAGGACAATCAACTTACAGGCCCCCAAGATTCAACGGCCAATACTATGGGTGGTGGAAGACTCGAATGCATGACTTCATAATGGCAGAAGACTCCGAGTTATGGGATGTTATTTGTGATGGTCCATATGCCCCAACAAAGAAGGTAGGAGAACCTGCTGTAATGGTGCTGAAAACCAGGAAGGAGTACAATGACGCTGACAAGAAAGCTGTAGAGAAGAACTTTCGCGCCAAAAAGATTTTGGTGTGTGGTATAGGACctgatgaatataacaggattTCAGCTTGTCAGTCTGCCAAGGAGATATGGGAAGCTTTACAAACGGCACATGAAGGAACTACTCAAGTAAAGCAGTCCAAGATCGATATGCTCACCACTGAGTATGAGCTCTTTAGAATGAATGATGATGAATCCATTCAAGACATGCATACTCGATTCACTTCCATTATAAATGAGCTACACTCTCTTGGAGAAATAATTCCTAGGAACAAGCTCGTGAGGAAAGTTCTTAGCGTTTTACCCAGCTTCTGGGAAAGCAAGATGAATGCTATCACTGAAACCAAGGATCTACAGACATTGATTACAGACGAGCTAGTTGGGAATCTAAAAACCTACGAGATGAAGAGAAAGAAGGACAGTGAAAGAAGAGAACCAAAGaaggagaagaacctggtactCAAAGCTGAAAATAATGGTTCGAGTGAGGAGGATAGTGACATGGCATACCTTACCAGAGGGTTTCAGAAAATGGTTCGAAGAAATGGAG ccaagaggaacccggttcctgacaAATGCTTCAAAAGGAAAAACGTAGCTGACAATGTTGTGAAGCAAGCTCTTACAGCATGGGGAGACTCCTCCGGTGAattagaagaagaaaatgatgcagGTGATAGTTCCATGATGGCAGTTGAAAATGAAGCAAATGAATATGACCCAATATTTGCTTTGATGGCTCAGTCAGacgatgatgaagatgatgacaatgatgag AACTTTAGTAAAGAAAAGAATTCTTTAGTGGAGAAAACTGCCATTACTGAGCAAGAAAGAGATGATCTCTTAGTGGTAATCGTAGACCTAGAGGAAACAATTGAGGGACTTAAAGCAGAATGTAGGGCTGAAAATTCTGAAAAGGGGAAGGAAGTAGCTAGTGAGGCACATATTAAACTTAAAAATGAGCTGAATAATGTGAAAACTAGTTTGTGTGTTGAGCTTGAGAAAAATAGGCAGCTTCAAGCAGAATTGAAGAAA GAAGGAATAGGGTTCCAAAGGGAGAAAGTTCCCTATaaccctcatagcaagtacgTCACTGTACCTGATAACTGGCTTTGTACCCACTGTGGGAACAATGGGCATTTCAAGGAAAATTGCCAAGCCAGAGTCCAGTCTGttcagaaaaataaagtttttactGAAAAA GGAACAGTGAAAGGAAGCAGTCAACAATGGATTATGGACAGTGGATGCTCTAAGCATATGATTGGGAATACCATGGACTTCCTTTCACTAAAAGGCCTGCAATGA